The DNA segment GCAGTTTTGCTCCGAGAGCCTCATAACCAATCATTTTATAGTCTCTTCCTTCTTTTAGTATGTCCTCCAGTAATGTCTTAAAACCTTCTTTGCCGCCAAAAACTTCAATTGAATAGGGCTCTTTTTTAGGCGCTTCTATTTTCTTCAATTGTTCTATTATGAGCTTTATTGTTTCTTTTTGATCAAGCAGTATTCTTTCTTTTTCTTCTAAATATTTATTTAAGGATTCTGGAGAAGTGGCCTGAAAATATTTTCTATTCTCTTTTATAAGATAAGAAACAAGGCCTTTTTCAATAAGACTATTCAATATGTCGTAAATTATCGTCCTATAAATTCCGCTTTTTTCAGCTATTTTTGAAGCCAAGGATGATCCCAATTCAAGGCAGGCGATATAAACTTTGACTTCGTTTTCTGTCAAGCCTATTTCTTTAAGCCTATCTTTTATGTTTAAAGACTCCATGAATTTAACATAAATAGAAACTTATTTTTAAATTTATCTATTTGTCGTAATTTAAAATTACAGCAAGATTTAAATATTTAGGCGTTTAATAGTTACTATTGAGTGAATAAGATTAACAAATAGATGCAAATAAAATGGGAGTCAAAATGAAATCCGATCTGGAATATGAAATTAAAACAGAAAAATTCTTTAAATTCCTTCATTCAAAAGAAGCTAAACGAAAATTTATAGAAAAAGTTTATGGAAAAGGATGGATTAGTCAAAAGAAAAAAGATGTGCTTGAAGAAAAAGCATCACAAAGTATGACTTTTGATAATTATATAAAACTCGCTGGTGGCTTTTATATGAATAGCAATGAATATATGATGATACGTGCCGAATCAATGGGAGATTATAAAAAGGCTATTAAATTTGCAGAGGACGCTTCATTTGAAACATGGTCACAAAATTATCAATTAATGGTCCGGTTCCTAGAAGAATAGAACAAAAAATGAGTATTTATAAAAACTAGGTTAGCATTTATTTTTAATTAACCGTAACAATTATTTCCTCTTTTTGTTTGTTTTCTTCGCTTTTAGTTTCTGCTTTCATATCATCCTTTATCTCTTCTTTTATCGCTTTTTCCTCAATTCTGCTGTACTCTTCAACCTGGTACTTGACCTCGCTCCTTATTTTTTCAATATCTTCAAGCATATTGAGGATCTTTTTGCTGACGCTTTCTTTTTTGTAATGACCTTCTATCTGGCCGATCATGTTTATTATTGAATTCACATTCTCTGATGTCATCTCGCTTTTCCAGCTGATGCCTTTTATGTTCAATGTAACAACCAATTCCAGCAATTTATTCAGGGAGCTTTCTATGCTCCTCAATATAAGCTCCAGCTTTAATTCATCAACCTTTTTGACAAATTCTTTGTTCTTCCTGTTTGGGCATATGATATTAAAGAGATCGTACAAATTAGTGTCAAATGTTGTTGTCGTCAGCCATAAATCCTTTATTTCCTGCTTTGATGCATTGCCTGAGTTGATCTTATCAATAAGTTTTCCGGCTTCTGCCCTGAACAGATACAGGCCGCTTCTCAATCTGTTTATTTTTTCATCAAATGAAATGTCGTACACTTCATCAAGGATTACTTTCTGCTTTATTGAAACCAGCTTTGAGATCAATAAGCCAAAAATTATCAGGCCAGAAACAGCTTCAATCACTGCAAGAATCCTTGATATGCCGACAGGCATGATGTCGCCATAACCCTGCGAAGCAGATGCCGATGTTATGAAGCTAAAATATTGTGCTGTGATAAAGCCATTAATGGATGGAATCAGTCTTTCTTGTTTGTACAAAATGCCATTATCTTGGGTAAGAGATAATAAAAAGAAAACAATGCCAAAGACAAACATGTATGAGAGCCAATATAAGAAAACCTTCTTGAAAGTAATCTTATCGACAAATCCAACAAAGTTAAAACTTTTTTTTTCCATTTTGTCATGCGAGCAATCCCTATACGTCCTCTATTCAGTATAGAAATTAGTATACTGGTATATACTTCTTATATTTAAATGTTTCGAAAATGAAAATTTCGTTTTTGTTCACTAAACAGCAAACTTTCCTTTTTTAAGAATCCACAGCTTATTGCCTTTTTTATCCAATCCGTAAATATCAAGCTTCTGCCTTGGCGCATCTATTACTATATCTGTATGATACTCTGTTGCCCTGTCAGCCTCAAATCCAGATCCAAGGGCAATATGGATCATGTTGGCTATCTTCTCATTCACAATCAGGTAATTGCACAGCTTTGCATTCGGATTAGTGTTGATTGCAAATTCCCCTATTTTATTGAAGTTATCTTTCTTCAGCTTTATCACATCAAATGGCAGGCTTTTGTTCTTCTCCTGCTCCAGAATCTGCTTCCACGCTTCCTTCTTTTTATTTTCAAATTTTTCAATTATCGCCTTATCGCCTTTTAGTATCTTGTAGCAGTCGCCGTAGCACTGAACAACCAGCGGATTTTTGTCAGAAAGCAGATAGCTTTGGTCAATGCTTATGACAACATCTCCAACAAAAGTTCCCTTTAAATATTCCGGGGTCATAAATGCCTCTCCGCCTGGAATATTGGCCATTGTTCCTGCTTTAATCCCGGTTTCCTTGAAATAATCCTGGTTTACTTTGTTCCTTGTTTCAACATCAGAGCCTCTAACCCTTCTTCTTCCGCCGTCTTTTTTGATCATCCCAACTTCAAACTCTGTCCTGCCGCCTTCAACTTCTTCTCCGCTTACAATTATTTTATCGCTTCTGTCCGCGATTTCACTTATCTTGTCATCTCTTTCTTTCATCTTCAGCCAGTCTATTCTGCAGCTTTCGATAAAAACATCTATCGGCAAAGTTTCTGTAAATCCCACTCTTGCTTTCGGATCTCTGTCTTCAGATTTTGTCTGCGGATAGTAATCAAGCTTATAGATTATCTGGCCAGGCGAACTCCACCTTGATTTCTTATTCAGCGTTGGATAGCCGATAACCTCCCCGAATAAATGTTTCCCGGCATACCCTTTTCCTCTGACAGAGAATGTTGCATCAGGAGTTTCCAGCCTGTTGATCTTCAGCAATTCTGATAATTTTTTGAACTTAACAAAAACAGGCTCGTCAATTTCCTTATCAAGCTCGCATCCAAGAAGCGTTGCCCTGAGCTCTGAAATCCTCTCGCCTTTTTCAAGCATTGACATTTTTGATGTGGTTGTGCCCATTCTTAATTCTGAAGCATAGCCTTTTATTGCAAGCATCATGGCGTAAGCAATTGCATAAGAATCGAGATAATCCTCAAGCGGCAATTCAAGGTCCTTCTCGCGAGGCACAGTTTCAAACCCAATAGAAACATTCTCTCCTTTTTTCAGGTCATAAACCTGGCTCCATATTATCTTTGCAGTTTCAATTAAGTCATCAGGCCTGTAAGCCATAAACCATTCATCATGATAAGGCAGCTTAAAGGTTCCCTTAAATCCCTTTTCCCCTGCTTCAAGAATCAGTTCAGGTGGATTGAAAATCTCAATGAATTTGCCTTTTGTTTTTTTCTCAGTTTCATCAATGAATTCTTTCAGCGCAATGGTTTTTTTATCTCTGATGCCTTTTTTAAAGTCTTTAAAACATTGCCAGACATCTTTCAAAACATCAAGCGATGAAGAATTTTTCTCAAAGGCAACTGCATTCAGCTCACCATTGAGTTCGTGGATTGCCTTTGATAGCGGCGCAATTGAGTGATACGCCTTTTTATTATTCAGGTTAAAATAAATCAAAACACTTTTGTTTTTCAGGTTTTTCAGGATTTTTTTATAATCCTCTGCTGCGGAATTGAATTTCTCAAGATCGTATTTCATTGTTTAAAGTCACTTTTCAACTGTTATTAAATCTTTTGGTATTTTTGTGAGAAGCTCTGCGCTTTTCTCCTTGATCAAAACGCTGTCTTCAATCCTTATCCCGAATTTTCCCTTAAAATAAATGCCTGGCTCAACAGTTATTGTAAAATTCTCCTTTAATTTATTGTCAAAATATTCGTGAATGTTGATGCCAAAGCTGTGGCCCAGGCCATGTATAAAGTTTTTATTGTATTCTTTTAATTTTTTTCTGACATTCTCTTCCGCAATTTTGTAGTTTTTATTCGCTCTCAGCTCTTTAATTGTTTCTCTCTGCAAATTAAGCAGCAAACCATAAATCTCAGCTTCTTTTTCATTTGGCTTTCCGATATAAATTGTCCTGGTTGTGTCAGTGCAGTAATTTTTGTATTTTACGCCGAAGTCAATTATGCAGAATCCCTTTTTCAGCTTTGCGTTGCTCGTTTTGTGGTGCGGCATCGATGAATTCTTTCCAGAGGCAACTATTGTCGGAAATGCCAGGCCGCAGTTATTCTTTTTAGCCTCATTTTCAAGAAAATCAGCAGCATCTTTTTCTGTTTTAAATCTGCTGAAATCCCTGAAGCATTTTTTAAGAATTCCGTCTGATATACGGCATGCCTTTTTTATTATTCCGATCTCTTTTTCAGTCTTTATCTGCCTTAATCCGTTCAATATTTTTGAAATATCCGCAAATTTTATATTTTTAAATGATTTTCTTATCTCCTTATATTCATTTAAAGAAACAACATTCTTGTTTATTCCCATTCTCCTGACATTTTGCCTCTTCAGCAGGCCTTTAATAAAATCAAATAACCTTTCTTTCCTGTCTTTTTTCTCAATCTTAATTATGTTTTTTATTATAGAAGATTTCTTTGCCCTTTCAAGCTCCATTGCCGCAACAACAGACTTTACAAGATTTTTTGCAGCCACCAAAATGCTGAAATCAGTTTCAAACTGGGTGAAATACAGCAGATTAGGGTCCTTTGACCTGTAATTCATGATAATAGCTGCATCAATCTTCTTGCTCTTCAGGATTTTTTGGAACTCCTTCAGCCTCATATTTCCATAAAGAATATATATAACTTAAAAAACTTTCTACATTATGGAAACTTTCATTCTAAAAAATGGCGTAAGGGTTGTTTTCTGCAGAAGAAAAACTGAGTCTTTGGCTATCGAAGTCGGCATTAAAGTCGGCAGCGACAATGAAAATGCAGGCAACAACGGCATATCCCATTTTCTTGAGCACATGCTTTTTGAAGGCACAAAAAAAAGGACAACCCTGCAGATTGCAAATGAAATAGAAAGCCTTGGAGGCGAGCTGAATGCGGCAACAACGAATGAAAGGACATTTGTTTACACAAAGCTGCCAAAAAAGCACTTTGAAGTTGCTCTGGATGTTTTGTCAGACATTATTTTAAGCCCGATATTCGATGAAAAAGCCATTGAAAAGGAAAGAAAGGTGATTCTCAGCGAAATCAATTCGGTGAATGACGAGCCTCGTTTTTACCAGTGGATTTTGTTCCAGAAAGAATTATTTAAGGGAGGCCCGGCAGCTCTTCCGACTTACGGAGCAGTTGATATTGTTAAAAAAATAAAAAGAAAAGACCTTGTTGATTATTACAAGAAGCATTATGTCGGCTCAAACACAGTCATCTCTATTGTAGGCGATCTTGAAAACGTGAAAGAAAAGGCTGAAGAATATTTCGGCTTAATTGAAAAAGGAGTTCCCGGCAGGAAAATAGAAATAAAAAATAAAAATAAAAGCTCCTCAATAACTGAAACAAAGCACATAAGCCATTCTTACGTTGTTTTGGGGTACAAAACAGTTGACAGGAAGAGCAGGGAAAGCTATGTTTTTGACATAATAAGGGCTGTGCTGGGAAGGGGCCAGTCAGGAAAACTGTTTGATGAGATAAGGACAAAAAGAGGCTTGGCTTATGAAGTTGGCGTGCTTAATGACAATGGAATAGACCACGGATTTTTTTCTGTTTATTTCAACTGCGGGAAAGAAAACATAGATAAGATCATAAGCATAGCAGTCGGCGAATTCAAAAAACTTCAAAATCTGGAATTAAAAGAGCTCAACGAGGCAAAAACATTTCTTGAAGGCGAGTTTATTGTGGAAAACGAGGACAGCAGGCATTATGCGGATTTCCTGAACTTTGAGAAATTCGCAGATGCGCCTGAAGATTACATCGGCGAAATAAGGAAAGTTACTTTGGCTGATGTTAAAAATGCGGCAAGAAAATACCTGACAAAAGATTATGTTTTGGCGGTTGTAAAGCAGAAATATAGCAAAGAACACAAATAATTGAGCAATAGAGGGTGTTCTTTGCTTATTAATAGCGGACAACAATTCTCAATATTCTTTGTCCGCTATTATAGTTATTTCCAGTTCTTCCTTATCGGAGCAATTATTGTTTCTAAATACTCTGTAACAGCATTCTTCAGGTCAAGCGGATGTATCTTTCCATCAGCATACGCATCTTCCAGAGTTTTGTAATCATCAAGCTCCAGATTTCCTCCGAACTTTGCCGGCCTTTTTATTTCAAATGTTTCTATTCTTGGGAATATTATCAGCCTTGCAATCTGCAGAATAGGGTTTTCTTTTGCGATCTTTTCAGGGCAGTATGCCTTGCCAATTACCCTTTTTATTTCATCATAGCTGTCTGTAACAGCAATGCCTGAGCCGGGAATTGATTTTGACATCTTCTCTCCGGGGCCTTTCAAAGAAGTTATCAATGGCGTATGAACAGCAACAAAAGGATGCTTCAATATCTGCATCATATCCTTCCCGATCATATGCACCTTTCTCTGCTCCATCCCGCCTTCTGCAACATCTGCATTAAGATATTTTATATCAGCAACCTGCATTAAAGGATATAATAATTGGGAGATTGTGGCATTTTCAATATCCCTTGCAATCTCCTGCATGCTTCTTAACCCTCTGTTGATTGTTGAAGCCTGTGCAAGCCTCATTACATCCAGCTGGTATTCTTTATCAAACTGAAAGCTGCTTCCAAGAACAACATCTGCATCTAACCCAATTGCCTTGATTGTTTTTTTCCAGTTTTCAACTTCTTTTTTAATCTCTTCTTCACCGCCTTTTCTGTTCAAAAATGCATGTATGTCGGCAAGCAAAACTTTGACATCAAATCCTGCCTTGCCGAAGTCAATAAGCTTTGTGATTGTGACAAAATGGCCAAGATGCAAAGGCCCGGAAGGCTCATAGCCGCAATAAATAATGGGCTTTTTCTTTTTTTCCAAAACAAGCCTTAACTCTTCTTCTGTAACTATTTCTTCTGTGTTTCTTTTTATCAGGCTCAATCTTTCATCAGTGTCCATTTTATTTTAAATTATCAGCAATATATAAAAACCTTTCTAAAGCCACTGGACAGCTGCGCTCAAAATATTTATAAACAAAACAATAAAGATTAAACTATGCTCAGTGTCAGCTCACTCTCCAGCTACATGTACTGCCCAAGGAAATTCTATCTCACAGAAGTTCTAAAGCTTGTTGAAGCTCCAAAGGATGTTCTTGTGAAAGGAACAATAAGGCATCAGGTGTATGATAACATCAACAAAAATGAGGAAAGTTTCATAAAAGCAATCAAAAAAGATGCGAATTTCAGCATCTTAGTCAGCAATTATAAAACAGCGTATTCTAAAATCCTCAGAAACGTCATAATAAGCAACAAAGCAATGATAAAACAGGTAAACCTAAGCATGAATTCCATTTTCAGGGAAAGCTGGCCAATGATTCTGGCCGAATCAGAGCAAAGGGCATTAAACATCTTTTCTTTCATAAAGAAGCACAATGTTTTTGGCGAGGAATTGTGGCAGATGCTCACTCCAAAGATAATGTCCGAATTCAGAGTGGAATCAAAAAGACTCATGCTTAAAGGCATAATTGACAAGGTAGAGGACTATGCTGACGAGTTGGTCCCCTATGAGCTTAAAACAGGGAAATGCCCGAATGAAGGCATCTGGCCTGGCCACAAGGTGCAGATTGGCAGCTACATGCTTCTGCTCAGGGAATATTCAAATAAATCAGTCAAAGAGGGATTTATACGATATCTTGACAACAATCAGCTAAGGCAGGTAACAATGAACCCTTTCCTTGAAGAGGATATACTAAAACTAAGGGACGAAGCATTTGAAATTATAAACAGCAGTCTTGCCCCGGATTTCTGCGAAAACAGGAATAAATGCATTAAATGCAGCTTAAGAGAGCAATGTTTCAGCGTAAATACGCTTCAAAAACCAAAAATTTAAATATAACTTAATTAATCGGATAACCTACTTCATAATAATTAATATAGAAAAGGTGGAAAAATGGCTGAAGATGACAAAAAATTCTCAAGACAGTTGATTGGAAAGACAGTTGTTAGCAAAACAGGCAAGCGATTTGGCGAAGTCGGCGATATTGTTTTTGAGACAAGAACAGGCGAATTGATACATCTTGTCCTTACAAACCCGACAAACTACGCATTAAAGCTCGAATTGGAGAAAGACAAGGACAGCCATATTCTGATCCCATTCAGCGCAGTTGCCGCAATAGGCGACTTTATGGTTATTGCTGAAGAAGACATAATTTAATTTATTTGAATTTCCTTCAGAAAGATTTATTAACGAACTAAAATATTATATGATGCATGTATGATGCCAGTTCACTTTTAAATGAAAATTTCTTGGCAGATATTCTACTCGAAGCAATCGTTACAGATCAAATAACTTTTGGATTGGAAGTAATGTGTTGGGCGCACTATGTGCCAACTAAAATAGAAAGTGTAATATATTCCAAAAGCGGTGAAGAGCTTCTTTACGAGATGGGTGATGAAATGCAGGCTGTTGAGTCTTATGTGGCTGGGAAAAAAGATATCTTGGCTGTAAGGAGCGTCTATATAAATATCTCTTCAATGAATCTGCTGCAAAATACAAGAATACTCGCTCATACCGGCGGCATTCCGATAATCAGAAAATCCAAAAAAAGTTTGTGGGTAAACGAGATTTATGTTTTGAATGAGAAAAAAGACATTATAAAGACATTTCTTGATGAATTTTGATAATATCGCAATATGATATTTGACCTCACTTTAGAAACTTATTTAAATTAACCAGATATCCTTTATTCTTATGGGGGCAGAAGAAGCTAATGCAATCTGGATCGAGAAGTATCGCCCTAGGAATTTCTCTGACATGAAAGGGCAGAAAGAGATTGTTAAAAAGATCAGGGCATTTGTTGAGCAAAAAAACATGCCTCATTTATTATTCTCAGGCCCGGCAGGAGTTGGAAAGACAACATTAGCATTGATAATTGCAAGGCAGCTTTTTGGTGACGGATGGCAGAATGATTTTCTCGAGTTAAATGCAAGTGATGAGAGGGGAATTGACATTGTCAGGAACAAAGTCAAGGATTTTGCAAGGACAAAAGCCATTGGAAACGTTCCCTGGAAGATAATTTATTTGGACGAATGTGATGCCTTGACAAAAGAGGCGCAGCAGGCATTGAGAAGAACTATGGAGAATTTTACAAGAACAACCAGATTTGTTCTCTCATGCAATTATAGCAGCAAAATTATTGATCCGATCCAGTCAAGATGCGCAATTTTCAGGTTCAAGCCATTGGAGAAGCACGATGTTGTTGAGATCATAGACATAGTTGCAAAATCTGAAAACTTAAAAATAGACCAGAAGGCAAAAGAAGCATTGTTTGAGATAAGCGAGGGAGACTGCAGGCGGGTTGAAAATATCCTGCAAAGCTGCGCAGCCATTGAAAAAAACATAACAGAAGAGCTTGTCTATTCAATGGCATCTGTTGCAAAGCCAAAAGAGCTTAAAGCTGCGCTGGAGCTCGCATTGCAAAATAAGTTTATAGATGCGAGAAATGCTTTGCTGAAAATAATGCTTGATTACGGCTTAAGCGGCCTTGACATGATAAAGCAGATCCAAAAGGAGATATGGGTTCTGGAGATAGATGACAAAAGCAAAGTCCATCTGATCGACAAATGCGGGGAAATAGAGTTCAGGATGACAGAAGGCGCTGATGAATTCGTGCAGTTAGAGGCTTTATTAAGCCATTTCGTTCTTGTTGGAAACAAAGAATAAAATTAAAAAAGAATTAAAATAAAAAAATTTACTGTTTCTTCAGCCTGAGCTGCTGGTGTATTAGCTCCCTGTAGTCATAATCAAAGTCAAGCCTTAATTCTTTTGTGTAAAGATCATCTTTTGCAACAGCATTCTTTGTCCTGCATTGTATTGTTGCCTTTCCGTCAGAATCAAGCCTTGCCTCATTCAATTTTCCACCTGACTTGCAGTCCCATATGCTCGGCTCTGAAACGCTGAAAGTCAGTTCATCATACCTTGTGCTGAATCCTGTGCCTGGCTTTGTGACTTCTCCGCTGCCTTTATTCTCAATAACAATCTCCGCCATGAATTTGCCGGTGCCAATGCTTTTCTCTTCAGCTGATATTGCCTGTATCGGGGCACCTGAAGAATATGCTGCTTTTGTTTCTTCTATATTGCATATTTCTTTGCTATTCGGATCACCCTTAAAGCAAACCTTGGGAACAGAAACCCTTGTCTTATACCTGTAAGAAACCCTCGCATAAATATCCAGGTCCTTCGTACCTCCGCTAAGATTAATTAAATATTTTGCATCTACAGTTCCAGGAGTTAAATCCAAGGTTATTTGCCCTCCATCTTTGTTTGTATCTGAAACCTCGTCTATTGATTCATTATTTGTTACGCTCCCTCCTGCAACTATTCCTGAGAATTCAGCCAAGCTTATGCCTGTTAAGTTGGCAGAAAGCACGCCTGCTTCAACCTTCTGCTCTCCTTTATTTTTAATTGTTATCTCTATCGGGAATGCTTCACCTTCAAAAATTTCATATATCTTTGTCTGCTCGTTGTAAACGCCAAAAGGCTCAAAAGTTGCAGCTATCCCCTTTGTTCCGCCAATGTATGGGGACTGCTGAACATCTGATTTTTTGTTACTGCTCTCGCAGGCAACCAATAAAACAGCTATCAGCAACATCGAAAAAAACATCATTATTTTTTTATTCATTTTTACCCTCCTTCAGATAATTCAATCAAATATTACTTTATATTTATAATCTTTATTGTTTTTTGTATTGTGGAAGTATATCCGTAAACCAGATTCATCTGCAGCGTTGTTGTATAGGCCGGGCCTGACGTTATTGGCTTGTTGAAAGTGCACGTTATTACGCCGTTGTTGTCTACAAGCCTTATTGGATCATCATAAGTTCCTCTTGGCGTGCATTCTGCCTGTCCTGCTCCTGGAAGCTGCACTCCAAGCGAGCCTCCATCCAGCAGCACCTTGTTTACATCACTAAAGTCAAGATTAGAAGGGCATTTATTGTTGTTAAAGGCATCAGTGGTGAAAACACGGCCTCCGCCGGAATTTCTTATGTAAATCTTGAAAATAACCTTGTCTCTTGTGACATCTTCATCTACTCTTGTTACCGCAACCGGAGCTCCCTGGCCGCCGCCTAACGAAACATCATGTATGCTGCATACCTGCGGCTCGTCCGATGTTCTATACGGCTCTGGGTCTATGCAGATAGAAGCCTCTGCTATTGTCTTATAAGTATAGCATGATGAAATAACTATTGTCGGCGAATAGGAATCGCCTTCAAAAGGAACCTTTACAGTTGCCTTGAATGTTTTTGTTGCATAGCCGCCAACCGGGTTATTCTCAGTTATTCCCTGCAGCGTAGAAGGCAAAAGATTGCCGCCATCCCATCCTTGATCCTGAAATGCATTCACATCATAGCCGCTGATGTAAAGATAGCCCTGGAATGAGTCTGTTTCGGGGTAAGCTCCATTGTTTTTGACTTCAACTACAAAATCAACCTTGTCGCCGTCAAACATCCTGTCCGGCGGTGCATTCTTCATGAAGTTCATAACCACGCCCTGTGTTCCTGTGTGAAATTTAATCTCCTTTGGCCTGTTAGCGCTTTCCTTACTATAACTTGAGCAGCCAGCTATAAGAACGGCTAATAAAATTATCGCAAATAAGATTTTAATCTCTTTTTTCATCTTTAAGCGGATAACGTCGTTTGTTTTATATATAAAACTTTCGAAATGCATATGCAAAATTTATACTCTTAATTTCCTTACAATCTTTACCTCTTTCGAAATAGTTTCTGTATATCCATACTCTAAGTCAATTTCCAATCCTGTCAAAAAGCTAGCCGTATCTGTCGATATTGCTTTCTCTTCTTTTAATGTGCATATTATGAAATCTTCGCTTTCTCTCAGCGTCAATGTAGGCTGTGTTGCGTCTTTTTCCACCGGCGCGCATTCAAAATCGCCATTTTTTAAAGAATACGAAGACAATTTTACATCATCAATAATTATTCTATTAAGAGCATCTTTCGCCAGAACAGCGCCGCAGGCATCATTGGTCTTATCAGGCAAAACAACTTCCCCTCTTCCCTGGTTTCTTACATAAATCTTGTAAGACGGCCTTATCTTATTCTCGCCTTCAGGCAGCATTGTTTCCTCTATTCTTGTTATTGAAACCGGCGCTCCCTGGCCTGATGAAGAATAATAATCAGAAACCCTGCAAGATCGTGTTCTTTCCTTTAAATTGTAAATATCTGTGTCAATGCAGGCATCTGCCTTAAGTTTTGTTTTATACTTGTAGCAGGCAGTGGCATATATCTGAGTTTTATGAGACTCGCTTTGCTCTTCAGGTATTTTTGCGCTTAATGTGTAAACCTCTCTTTTTTGCTCGCCATAACGGTTGTTTACAGTTCTGCCATAAAGGCCAAGGCTGCTGCTTATTTCGCCCTGTTCAAGTTTCACATAATCCTGCTCCAAAGACATTACAAGAACTCCATCTTTTACATCCGCAGCGCCTTTATTTTCAAGATTAACTATGATTTGAAATGGCGATCCGTCATAAACTTCTCTCGGCGGGGCATTCGTAAGAAAGCTAAATCTCAGCCCTTCAACTCCCTTATAAACATCCTCAAACTTGTAATTATTGTCTGTCTGAGAAGTGCAGGCAGCTATGAAAATTGACAATGCCAGAATGATTATATATTTTTTCATTGTGAAATGGATTTTTCAATATCAACAGTTATGTCTTTTTTTACAGTATAGCTGTAAGTTACATCTGCTCTGATGTATTTTGTTGAAATCGGTGTTGTTCCTAAAAGTTTGTTCCTGTCTGTTATTTTTGCAAAGCACCTTATTGAGCGGAAAGTTTCTATCGTGGCATCTTTTGAAAAGAGGGACTCTTTTTGAAGCGGTTTTGCAAGTGCATATTTATTATAACCGCCTTCATTTTTATCTAGTTTCAAATATGGGCAGTCCTTGCCTGCAGGATCTATTATCTCAAGCCCTTCAGGTATCTCCACTGTAATGCCCTTCACATCATTGATTACGCCGCCCCACTGATTTTCTATTGTAACAGCTACTAAAATTTTTTCTTTTTCTATCTCGCTAGTTTCAGAAGGGATAGCAACTGGCGGATCTCTTGATCCGATTCCAAGCATTATCGGTCCATTTGTGTATATTGCATCGGGATTTTCTTCTATTCCATAATGCCTGAAAACATCAATCCCGGATTTTTGGAAATCCTCATATTTGTCTTTGTCTATGAAGTAAGTTTTCAAATAGCCCATTGTTGTGAAATCAAAGCTTGCAGAAAGCTCTATTTTCATCGAGCCGGCTGTTGCATCAGAAACCCAACAATCAATAGATTCTTCCACAGCAGCATACATATCAACCTTTTCTGGCGACACCTTTAC comes from the Candidatus Woesearchaeota archaeon genome and includes:
- a CDS encoding PRC-barrel domain-containing protein translates to MAEDDKKFSRQLIGKTVVSKTGKRFGEVGDIVFETRTGELIHLVLTNPTNYALKLELEKDKDSHILIPFSAVAAIGDFMVIAEEDII
- a CDS encoding two pore domain potassium channel family protein, whose product is MEKKSFNFVGFVDKITFKKVFLYWLSYMFVFGIVFFLLSLTQDNGILYKQERLIPSINGFITAQYFSFITSASASQGYGDIMPVGISRILAVIEAVSGLIIFGLLISKLVSIKQKVILDEVYDISFDEKINRLRSGLYLFRAEAGKLIDKINSGNASKQEIKDLWLTTTTFDTNLYDLFNIICPNRKNKEFVKKVDELKLELILRSIESSLNKLLELVVTLNIKGISWKSEMTSENVNSIINMIGQIEGHYKKESVSKKILNMLEDIEKIRSEVKYQVEEYSRIEEKAIKEEIKDDMKAETKSEENKQKEEIIVTVN
- the cas4 gene encoding CRISPR-associated protein Cas4 — its product is MLSVSSLSSYMYCPRKFYLTEVLKLVEAPKDVLVKGTIRHQVYDNINKNEESFIKAIKKDANFSILVSNYKTAYSKILRNVIISNKAMIKQVNLSMNSIFRESWPMILAESEQRALNIFSFIKKHNVFGEELWQMLTPKIMSEFRVESKRLMLKGIIDKVEDYADELVPYELKTGKCPNEGIWPGHKVQIGSYMLLLREYSNKSVKEGFIRYLDNNQLRQVTMNPFLEEDILKLRDEAFEIINSSLAPDFCENRNKCIKCSLREQCFSVNTLQKPKI
- a CDS encoding insulinase family protein, which produces METFILKNGVRVVFCRRKTESLAIEVGIKVGSDNENAGNNGISHFLEHMLFEGTKKRTTLQIANEIESLGGELNAATTNERTFVYTKLPKKHFEVALDVLSDIILSPIFDEKAIEKERKVILSEINSVNDEPRFYQWILFQKELFKGGPAALPTYGAVDIVKKIKRKDLVDYYKKHYVGSNTVISIVGDLENVKEKAEEYFGLIEKGVPGRKIEIKNKNKSSSITETKHISHSYVVLGYKTVDRKSRESYVFDIIRAVLGRGQSGKLFDEIRTKRGLAYEVGVLNDNGIDHGFFSVYFNCGKENIDKIISIAVGEFKKLQNLELKELNEAKTFLEGEFIVENEDSRHYADFLNFEKFADAPEDYIGEIRKVTLADVKNAARKYLTKDYVLAVVKQKYSKEHK
- a CDS encoding replication factor C small subunit: MGAEEANAIWIEKYRPRNFSDMKGQKEIVKKIRAFVEQKNMPHLLFSGPAGVGKTTLALIIARQLFGDGWQNDFLELNASDERGIDIVRNKVKDFARTKAIGNVPWKIIYLDECDALTKEAQQALRRTMENFTRTTRFVLSCNYSSKIIDPIQSRCAIFRFKPLEKHDVVEIIDIVAKSENLKIDQKAKEALFEISEGDCRRVENILQSCAAIEKNITEELVYSMASVAKPKELKAALELALQNKFIDARNALLKIMLDYGLSGLDMIKQIQKEIWVLEIDDKSKVHLIDKCGEIEFRMTEGADEFVQLEALLSHFVLVGNKE
- a CDS encoding tyrosine--tRNA ligase, whose product is MDTDERLSLIKRNTEEIVTEEELRLVLEKKKKPIIYCGYEPSGPLHLGHFVTITKLIDFGKAGFDVKVLLADIHAFLNRKGGEEEIKKEVENWKKTIKAIGLDADVVLGSSFQFDKEYQLDVMRLAQASTINRGLRSMQEIARDIENATISQLLYPLMQVADIKYLNADVAEGGMEQRKVHMIGKDMMQILKHPFVAVHTPLITSLKGPGEKMSKSIPGSGIAVTDSYDEIKRVIGKAYCPEKIAKENPILQIARLIIFPRIETFEIKRPAKFGGNLELDDYKTLEDAYADGKIHPLDLKNAVTEYLETIIAPIRKNWK
- a CDS encoding aminopeptidase P family protein produces the protein MRLKEFQKILKSKKIDAAIIMNYRSKDPNLLYFTQFETDFSILVAAKNLVKSVVAAMELERAKKSSIIKNIIKIEKKDRKERLFDFIKGLLKRQNVRRMGINKNVVSLNEYKEIRKSFKNIKFADISKILNGLRQIKTEKEIGIIKKACRISDGILKKCFRDFSRFKTEKDAADFLENEAKKNNCGLAFPTIVASGKNSSMPHHKTSNAKLKKGFCIIDFGVKYKNYCTDTTRTIYIGKPNEKEAEIYGLLLNLQRETIKELRANKNYKIAEENVRKKLKEYNKNFIHGLGHSFGINIHEYFDNKLKENFTITVEPGIYFKGKFGIRIEDSVLIKEKSAELLTKIPKDLITVEK